The Bradyrhizobium barranii subsp. barranii genome segment TGATCAAGGACTTCGTCGCCTGCGCACGCCCGCTGGTCGAGCACGGCGCCGACGTCGTGATCCCCGCCGGTGTACTGCCGGGCCTTCTGATCGGAAGGGAGCATGGCCTGAAAGTCGGGCACGCGCCGGTGGTCAATTGCGCGGCGGTGGCGCTGAAAAGTGCCGAGATGTGGGTCCAGCTCCGGCAGCTCAATGGCACCGAGCCCAGCCGCGGGCCGAGCTTCAAGCGGGCCAGCGCCCAGGCGCGCGACGATTTCCGCGCACTGCTTGCTCGCAACAGCCGCTAGGACTGGAGAGTGAATGATGATGACTCCCGAAAAGATCCTGTACGAGACCGAGGTGACGGCGATCGGCGGCCGGGACGGCAAGGCCGCCAGCGCCGACGGCCTGTTGTCGGTATCGCTGTCCGTGCCGAAATCGCTGGGCGGTCCCGGGGGCGAAGGCACCAACCCCGAACAGCTCTTTGCGGCCGGCTACGCCGCGTGCTTTCTCGGTGCGGTCAAGCTCGTCGCGCGTACCCGGAAGGTCGTCCCATCCGCTGAGCCGTCGGTGACCGCGAAGGTTGCGATGGGTCCGGTTCCCGTCGGATATGCGCTCGCCGTCGAACTGAAGGTCGATCTGCCCGGTGTCGAGAGGTCGATGGCCGAGGAGGTCGTCGCGGGCGCGCACGAGCGCTGTCCCTTTCGAATGCAACTCGCGGCAATATTGCCGTGAAGCTGACGGTCATCTGAGACAATGAACGAGGCGGGCGGTTGGTGACCAATACCTTGCGCACACCGTACGACGGCGTCGTGATTGCGGCGCCCGTCACGATTCCCTATGTGCGCTACTCCATCGAGAGTGCGCAGTGGTGGATCGGGCGGGCACTGAGCACGCTCGTTGCGCAGGCCGGCATCAAGGCTTCCGACATCGACGGTCTGTGCGTCTCCAGCTTCACCATGGGCACCGACAGCGGGATCGGGCTGACGCAGCATTTCGGGCTCTGCGTGCGATGGCTGGATACGATTCCGCTCGGTGGCGCCAGCGCCATCGCAGGCTTGCGAAAAGCGGCGCGCGCGGTTCAGGCGCGCGACGCCGACATCGTGGCGTGCATCGCCGGCGATACCAACCACGTCGATTCCTTCCGGCTGACGCTGGAGAACTTCTCGCGCTTCAACCAGGATGCCGTCTATCCCTATGGCGCCGGTGGCGCCAATGCGAGCTTCGCGCTGATCGCCCGCAACTACATGCGGACCTTCGGCGTCACGCGTGAGGATGTCGGCAGGATCGCCGTCGCCCAGCGCGCCAATGCCCTGCGCAACCCGCATGCGCTGATGAAGACGCCGCTGACGATGGAGCAATATCTGGCGGCCCGGCCGATCTCAGATCCCATCCATCTCTTCGACTGCGTGATGCCATGCGCCGGCGCCGAAGCCTTCCTGGTGATGCGGGACGAGACCGCGGCTTCGCTCGGGCTGACAGCAGCACGGCTGCTTTCGACGATCGAGCGGCACAACGCCTTTGCCGACGATCCGATGCAGGTCCGCGGCGGCTGGGCCATGGACGTCGGTGAGCTCTACGCGATGGCCGGCGTGAGGCCCGACGATCTCGATGTCGTGCAGACCTATGACGACTACCCCGTCATCACGATGATGCAGTTCGAGGATCTCGGCTTCTGCAACAAGGGGGAGGGGGCCGAGTTCGTGCGTCAGCACGATCTCACCATCGACGGCGACTTTCCGCACAACACGTCGGGCGGACAGCTCTCGGCCGGACAGGCCGGCGCCGCCGGCGCCTATCTCGGTCTCGTCGAGGGACTTCGACAGGTTCTGGGGACTGCAGGCCCCACGCAGGTCGGGAACGCGAGCCTCGCCTTGGCCTCGGGGTTCGGTATGATCAACTATGACCGTGGTCTCGCCTCGGGCGCCGCGATCTTTGCAGGGCCGTCGCGATGATAGAGCCGATCAAGCCGCCCCGGCGCAAGAACCCGCTGCTGCGGACGCGGCTGCCTGCTTCGCCGCCGCGACCGCGCAGCAGGACGTCGCATGGGTTTACGCGGGCAGCCGCCGAGGGCCGCTTCATGCTGCAATGCTGTGACGCCTGCGGTTCTTTTGCTTATCCGGCGCGGGAGGCCTGTCCGTCTTGCCTGTCGGCCGGCCTTGCCTTCGTCGATGCGCCACGACGAGGTATTCTCCTTGCCGAAACGACTGCGCGCGTGCCGAGCGATGTCTATTTCCGCGAACGGGCGCCCTGGCGCATCGGCCTCGTGAAGATGGAATGCGGTCCGACGATTGTGACGCACCTCCATGCCGACTGCGTGGAGAGGGCACCGGTCC includes the following:
- a CDS encoding thiolase family protein, yielding MTNTLRTPYDGVVIAAPVTIPYVRYSIESAQWWIGRALSTLVAQAGIKASDIDGLCVSSFTMGTDSGIGLTQHFGLCVRWLDTIPLGGASAIAGLRKAARAVQARDADIVACIAGDTNHVDSFRLTLENFSRFNQDAVYPYGAGGANASFALIARNYMRTFGVTREDVGRIAVAQRANALRNPHALMKTPLTMEQYLAARPISDPIHLFDCVMPCAGAEAFLVMRDETAASLGLTAARLLSTIERHNAFADDPMQVRGGWAMDVGELYAMAGVRPDDLDVVQTYDDYPVITMMQFEDLGFCNKGEGAEFVRQHDLTIDGDFPHNTSGGQLSAGQAGAAGAYLGLVEGLRQVLGTAGPTQVGNASLALASGFGMINYDRGLASGAAIFAGPSR